The Panacibacter microcysteis genome includes a window with the following:
- a CDS encoding ligand-binding sensor domain-containing protein translates to MNYKTPIVLLILLQLGVTALSQTYYFRHYQVEDGLANSTVHCCIQDKKGFIWMGTKGGLNRFDGYTFKVFRHDEDDTTSIGSNFLRSLYEDEEGVIYAGTINGLYRYNDIAENFTTIRTGGEVRDIKRDGLNNLWFIIGGRLVKYNLATGKTFDFMQGDYFDATSVCITAGKEVWVSTSNGTIEHYNPAKNNFTSVKVFPDGAANRWIEKIYYSAANKIFIGTSTHGVKVYELATGKWYNIITNNTDKTGIFARDFIQTKSDEYWIATESGIFIYNTTDSSFVNLKKQYNNPYSLSDNAVYTLCKDKEGGIWAGTFFGGINYYPRPYTSFQKFFPDNSFNALSGNAVREICRDRYGNFWIGTEDAGLNKFDKHTQTFTAFKPTGNKTDITYYNIHALLANDHELWVGTFEHGLDILDIKSGKVVKHYGADAKGGLVSNFIISIIKTTDNTIYVGTRNGLQKYNAATDMFERVPQVPPNFIYTLCEDHNGTVWAGTTDNGVYYFNTKTNTKGELKYDPKNKNSLSTNFVIDVYEDSRGTIWIGTEGGGLCRYNPLTKTFKRYNAKNGFPSTTALRILEDDQHMMWITTTRGLTKLDPATDAIITYTKSNGLLNDQFNYSSGFKDEDGTIYFGSVRGMISFNPSSFAPNNYTSPIYITGLEINNEPLTVHAGTVLEKSIAYTKKITLAYNQSYVSIGFAALAYTSPEMVEYAYIMEGLDNEWTYLKSNRKVYFTDVPPGNYTFKVKAKTGSGNWSSQPAVLNIEILPPIWAGTWAYALYITAALLLIFYIIRSYNQRLIARNQRKMELFQHEKEKEIYEAKIEFFTNVAHEIRTPLTLIKAPLEKVLKQTDARADIVPNLRLMEKNTNRLVDLTSQLLDFRKTETKGFSLNFVHTDINELVKETCSHFAAAAEQKQLSCHMDLPGENIHAYVDEEALKKILSNLISNAIKFAKHTAILELAYYNNEKRRFVIKVKSDGNMIPAHLGEKIFEPFYQVQQIENQKGTGIGLALARSLAELHKGALYVDKSATTINTFVLILPVHQAIEFDLR, encoded by the coding sequence TTGAACTACAAGACCCCGATAGTATTGCTCATACTGCTGCAACTTGGTGTAACTGCACTAAGCCAGACTTATTATTTCAGGCATTACCAGGTAGAAGACGGGCTTGCCAACAGCACCGTGCATTGTTGTATACAGGACAAAAAAGGTTTTATATGGATGGGTACCAAAGGTGGCCTCAACCGCTTTGATGGTTATACATTCAAAGTATTCAGGCACGATGAAGATGACACGACCAGTATTGGCAGTAATTTCCTGCGCAGCCTTTACGAAGATGAAGAAGGTGTAATCTATGCCGGCACCATTAATGGTTTGTACAGGTACAACGACATCGCCGAAAACTTTACAACAATAAGAACAGGTGGTGAAGTAAGAGACATTAAAAGAGATGGCCTTAACAACCTGTGGTTTATTATTGGCGGCCGGCTGGTAAAGTACAACCTTGCAACAGGTAAGACGTTTGATTTTATGCAGGGCGATTATTTTGATGCCACTTCTGTTTGTATTACCGCAGGCAAAGAGGTGTGGGTATCTACGTCAAACGGCACTATTGAGCATTACAATCCTGCAAAAAACAACTTTACATCTGTTAAAGTATTTCCAGACGGCGCCGCAAACAGGTGGATTGAAAAAATCTATTACAGCGCTGCCAATAAAATTTTTATTGGCACATCTACCCACGGGGTAAAAGTATATGAGCTTGCTACCGGCAAATGGTATAACATTATAACAAACAATACAGACAAAACGGGCATTTTTGCCAGAGACTTTATACAAACAAAAAGTGACGAATACTGGATAGCAACTGAATCGGGCATATTTATTTACAATACAACAGACAGCAGTTTTGTAAACCTGAAAAAGCAATACAACAATCCTTACTCGCTTTCAGACAATGCCGTTTACACATTGTGCAAAGACAAAGAAGGCGGCATTTGGGCAGGTACATTTTTTGGTGGCATTAATTATTACCCCAGGCCATACACCTCGTTTCAAAAGTTTTTCCCGGATAACAGCTTTAATGCCCTCAGCGGAAACGCTGTACGCGAAATATGCCGGGACAGGTACGGCAATTTCTGGATTGGAACAGAAGATGCAGGTTTAAATAAGTTTGATAAGCATACACAAACCTTTACCGCGTTTAAACCGACAGGCAACAAAACGGATATTACTTATTACAACATACACGCTTTGCTGGCAAACGATCATGAACTGTGGGTAGGCACTTTTGAACATGGCCTCGACATACTGGATATTAAAAGCGGTAAAGTGGTAAAGCATTACGGTGCAGACGCAAAGGGCGGGCTGGTAAGTAATTTTATTATCTCCATCATTAAAACAACGGACAATACCATATATGTGGGCACACGGAACGGCCTGCAAAAATACAATGCTGCCACAGATATGTTTGAACGTGTGCCACAGGTGCCTCCCAATTTTATATATACTTTATGCGAAGATCACAACGGAACAGTATGGGCCGGCACCACCGATAATGGTGTATATTATTTCAATACCAAAACGAATACAAAAGGCGAACTTAAATATGACCCCAAAAACAAAAACAGTCTCTCTACCAATTTTGTAATTGATGTATACGAAGACAGCCGCGGCACCATCTGGATTGGAACAGAAGGTGGTGGCCTGTGCAGGTACAACCCGCTTACCAAAACTTTTAAAAGATACAATGCTAAAAACGGGTTTCCCTCAACTACTGCATTGCGCATACTCGAAGATGACCAGCACATGATGTGGATAACAACCACCCGTGGTCTTACAAAACTCGACCCCGCAACAGATGCAATTATTACGTATACAAAATCTAACGGTCTGTTGAATGACCAGTTTAATTACAGTTCTGGTTTCAAAGATGAAGATGGTACAATTTATTTTGGAAGTGTACGGGGCATGATAAGCTTTAACCCCAGCTCATTTGCACCAAATAATTACACGTCGCCCATATACATTACAGGGCTAGAAATAAACAATGAACCGCTTACCGTGCATGCAGGAACAGTGTTGGAAAAATCGATTGCTTATACAAAGAAAATAACGCTTGCTTACAACCAGTCTTATGTAAGCATCGGCTTTGCGGCGCTGGCATACACGTCACCGGAGATGGTTGAGTATGCCTACATCATGGAAGGGCTGGATAATGAATGGACCTATCTTAAATCTAACCGCAAAGTTTATTTTACAGACGTGCCACCCGGCAACTACACGTTTAAAGTAAAAGCCAAAACGGGCAGCGGCAACTGGAGCAGCCAGCCCGCAGTGCTGAATATTGAAATACTTCCGCCCATATGGGCAGGCACGTGGGCCTACGCGTTGTACATTACCGCTGCCTTGCTGTTGATCTTTTATATCATCCGCAGCTATAACCAGCGCCTTATTGCAAGAAACCAACGCAAGATGGAGTTGTTTCAACACGAAAAGGAAAAAGAGATTTACGAGGCAAAAATCGAATTCTTTACCAACGTGGCGCATGAGATACGCACACCGCTTACACTTATAAAGGCCCCGCTGGAAAAAGTGCTTAAGCAAACAGATGCCCGTGCAGATATTGTACCCAACCTGCGGCTGATGGAAAAAAATACCAACAGGCTGGTAGACCTTACCAGCCAGTTACTCGACTTCAGGAAAACGGAAACAAAAGGCTTTAGCCTGAATTTTGTACACACAGACATTAACGAACTGGTAAAAGAAACCTGCTCTCATTTTGCAGCCGCAGCAGAACAGAAACAGCTAAGCTGCCACATGGATTTGCCTGGCGAAAATATACATGCTTATGTTGATGAAGAAGCATTGAAAAAGATACTGAGTAACCTTATCAGCAATGCCATCAAGTTTGCAAAACACACAGCTATACTGGAGCTTGCTTATTACAACAATGAAAAAAGACGTTTTGTAATTAAAGTGAAGAGCGATGGCAATATGATACCGGCACACCTGGGCGAAAAAATATTTGAGCCGTTTTACCAGGTGCAGCAGATAGAAAACCAGAAAGGAACAGGCATCGGTCTTGCCCTGGCGCGGTCCCTGGCAGAGCTGCACAAAGGTGCACTGTATGTAGATAAGTCTGCCACAACCATTAACACATTTGTATTAATACTGCCTGTACACCAGGCCATAGAGTTTGACCTAAGATAA
- a CDS encoding response regulator transcription factor, with translation MKPGILLVDDHEDILQFLSSDLEDKYSIYTAANGREALNILEKESVQLVISDVMMPVMDGFELCKAIKTNFNISHIPVILLTAKNTLQSKIEGLETGADAYIEKPFSPGHLHAQITSLLSNRNKLKEHFANSPLVHINSIAYTRADEKFLEDLNNAIVSNLENAELDVEQLAKMMNMSRPTFYRKIKAVSDLTPNDLINITRLKKAAALLLTGGYKIYEVADMVGFNSQTNFARSFLKQFGVTPSDYVNLKGSRQN, from the coding sequence ATGAAACCAGGTATTTTATTAGTAGACGACCATGAAGATATACTGCAATTTCTCAGCAGTGATCTGGAAGACAAATACAGCATTTACACCGCTGCAAATGGCAGAGAGGCCCTGAATATACTGGAGAAAGAAAGCGTTCAGCTGGTGATCAGCGATGTAATGATGCCGGTAATGGATGGGTTTGAATTGTGTAAGGCCATTAAAACAAATTTCAACATCAGCCATATACCGGTAATTCTCCTCACCGCCAAAAACACCCTGCAGTCTAAGATTGAAGGGCTTGAAACAGGTGCAGATGCATACATTGAAAAGCCATTCTCGCCGGGGCACCTGCATGCGCAGATAACAAGCCTGCTTAGCAACAGGAACAAACTAAAAGAGCATTTTGCCAACTCGCCGCTGGTGCACATCAACAGCATTGCATACACCAGGGCCGATGAAAAATTCCTGGAAGACCTGAACAATGCCATTGTAAGCAATCTTGAAAATGCCGAGCTTGATGTTGAGCAACTGGCAAAAATGATGAACATGAGCAGGCCAACTTTTTACAGGAAGATCAAAGCAGTGTCAGACCTTACACCCAACGATCTCATCAATATTACAAGATTGAAAAAAGCCGCAGCTTTACTGCTTACCGGCGGTTACAAAATATATGAAGTGGCAGACATGGTAGGCTTTAACTCGCAGACAAATTTTGCAAGAAGTTTTTTAAAGCAATTCGGCGTTACACCATCAGACTATGTAAACCTCAAAGGCAGCAGGCAGAACTAA
- a CDS encoding vanadium-dependent haloperoxidase has translation MKRACLFLFCIITFFNARALDYVSDTAAVPGAATLHRTMKKVTDVIVHDIYSPPVASRIYAYVSIAGYEAAISGNNQYRSFAGRLHGLSSLPKPTAGLAYSNELAAVHAMLLVAKALVISEQQVQDFHNALLQTYSSNMRKDVYEHALTYGRQVADAVLAWAAKDNYKETRSYAKYAVMEDDGSWKPTPPAYIKAIEPHWGKMRTFLVDSAQQFKPLPALPFSADSTSAFYKEARAVYTAGVQLDEEQKAIASFWDCNPFKMNVNGHVMYATKKISPGGHWINITAVACNKVGYSFVQSAEAYACVAITLADAFISCWDEKYRSRVIRPETYINQYIDEAWMPLLQTPPFPEYTSGHSVVSAACAVVLTNMFGDNFAYTDSTETEFDLAPRSFTSFKQAAKEAAISRFYGGIHYMPAINNGYDEGEKIGHFIIAAIRTGK, from the coding sequence ATGAAACGTGCATGTTTATTTTTGTTTTGCATTATTACCTTCTTCAATGCCCGGGCATTAGATTACGTAAGCGATACCGCAGCCGTACCAGGTGCTGCTACACTACACCGTACCATGAAAAAAGTGACGGATGTTATTGTGCACGATATTTATTCGCCGCCTGTTGCCAGCCGCATATATGCATATGTAAGTATTGCGGGGTATGAAGCGGCAATAAGCGGCAATAACCAGTACCGATCTTTTGCCGGCCGGTTACACGGATTGAGCAGCCTGCCCAAACCCACTGCAGGATTGGCTTACAGCAACGAACTGGCCGCAGTGCATGCCATGTTGCTTGTTGCAAAAGCATTGGTAATTTCTGAACAACAGGTACAGGATTTTCACAACGCGTTGCTGCAAACGTACAGCAGCAATATGCGCAAAGATGTTTATGAGCATGCTTTAACGTATGGCCGCCAGGTTGCAGATGCTGTGCTTGCCTGGGCGGCTAAGGATAACTATAAAGAAACGCGGTCGTATGCAAAATATGCTGTAATGGAAGATGACGGATCGTGGAAGCCAACGCCACCGGCATACATCAAAGCAATAGAGCCGCACTGGGGAAAGATGCGCACATTCCTGGTTGATTCTGCGCAACAGTTTAAACCCCTGCCGGCATTGCCTTTTTCGGCAGACAGTACCAGCGCGTTTTATAAAGAAGCAAGAGCGGTTTATACAGCAGGTGTGCAACTGGATGAAGAACAAAAAGCAATTGCCAGTTTCTGGGATTGTAATCCTTTTAAGATGAATGTAAACGGGCATGTAATGTATGCAACAAAGAAGATCTCGCCGGGTGGCCACTGGATAAACATAACCGCGGTAGCTTGTAACAAAGTAGGTTATAGTTTTGTGCAGTCTGCAGAAGCCTATGCCTGCGTGGCTATAACGCTTGCTGATGCCTTTATCAGTTGCTGGGATGAGAAATACAGGAGCCGTGTAATAAGACCTGAAACATACATCAACCAGTATATTGATGAGGCCTGGATGCCTTTGCTGCAAACACCGCCCTTCCCGGAATATACAAGCGGGCACAGCGTTGTATCGGCTGCGTGTGCCGTTGTATTGACCAATATGTTTGGCGACAACTTTGCTTATACAGACTCAACTGAAACTGAATTTGACCTGGCGCCACGCAGTTTTACTTCGTTTAAACAGGCGGCGAAAGAAGCGGCTATCAGCCGGTTTTATGGTGGCATACATTATATGCCCGCCATTAACAACGGTTATGATGAAGGAGAAAAAATCGGGCACTTCATCATTGCTGCCATCAGAACAGGAAAGTAA